A single genomic interval of Pectinophora gossypiella chromosome 22, ilPecGoss1.1, whole genome shotgun sequence harbors:
- the LOC126377103 gene encoding solute carrier family 10 member 6-like: MCPIWPLHLIIIYLLALCPLWVLCQTIPNLTASFLPASVELNMDYTEYVNVTVKSDGALLAGDEMVIATDHDHIASGSWNSTYKLTEADENNNEWTGRIRVYGRFLGRTNMSVSVKRGSAAPTVAAERLPVVVVRPERIIDRIFVTSVALFVSLIFINFGCAMHWPTVKEVLKRPIGPVIGMCGQFIFMPLMSFGLGFLIFPNAPAMRLGMFFTGVSPGGGASNIWTFILGGNLNLSLAMTSISTLACFGIMPAWLFSLGQVVFANANIVVPYARIASFVVGLIVPMAIGLAMQRWTPKIAAFMVRILKGFSTTILLFIIIFAIITNLYIFELFTWEIIVAGMGLPWLGYSVGYLLARICKQPHADALAISIETGIQNTGISIFLLRYALPQPEADLTTVIPVSVAIMTPIPMTCIYVYQKIKACIVDRNKHKKFVEEGPESVPGSRESPSIATIDVGLTGKEGQ, from the exons ATGTGTCCAATATGGCCGCTGCACCTGATCATAATCTACCTGCTGGCACTATGCCCGCTGTGGGTGCTCTGTCAGACCATCCCCAACCTGACCGCCAGCTTCCTGCCAGCCAGCGTCGAGCTCAACATGGACTACACTGAATACGTCAATGTCACGGTCAAGA GTGATGGTGCTTTGCTGGCGGGAGACGAGATGGTTATAGCAACGGATCATGACCACATAGCATCAGGGTCGTGGAACTCCACATACAAGCTGACAGAAGCTgatgagaataataatgagtggactGGGAGGATACGAGTCTACGGACGATTCCTTG GAAGAACAAACATGTCAGTATCAGTGAAGCGAGGGTCTGCAGCCCCGACAGTGGCTGCGGAGCGGCTGCCAGTCGTGGTGGTGCGTCCAGAGAGGATCATCGACCGGATCTTCGTCACCAGTGTCGCTTTGTTT GTATCACTAATCTTCATCAACTTCGGTTGCGCCATGCACTGGCCGACGGTGAAGGAAGTGCTAAAGCGACCCATAGGACCCGTCATCGGGATGTGTGGACAGTTCATCTTCATGCCACTT ATGTCATTCGGCCTGGGTTTCCTGATCTTCCCCAATGCGCCGGCAATGCGCCTTGGCATGTTCTTCACGGGGGTCTCCCCCGGTGGCGGCGCCTCCAATATATGGACCTTTATTCTCGGAGGGAACCTCAATTTATCACTCGCTATGACCTCCATCTCTACGCTGGCTTGCTTTG GTATCATGCCAGCATGGTTATTCTCTCTCGGACAAGTGGTGTTCGCGAACGCAAACATCGTCGTCCCGTACGCCCGTATCGCGTCGTTCGTGGTGGGCCTCATAGTACCCATGGCCATAGGCCTGGCAATGCAAAGATGGACGCCTAAAATAGCAGCATTTATGGTTAGGATCCTGAAAGGATTCTCAACTACGATACTCCTCTTCATCATTATATTCGCCATCATAACGAATTTGTATATCTTCGAGTTATTCACTTGGGAG ATAATAGTAGCAGGCATGGGCCTCCCCTGGCTGGGGTATTCCGTCGGCTACCTCCTAGCGCGCATATGCAAGCAACCGCACGCGGACGCGCTTGCCATCTCCATAGAGACCGGCATTCAGAACACCGGCATCTCCATCTTCCTGCTGCGATATGCGCTGCCGCAGCCCGAGGCTGATCTTACCACTG TGATCCCAGTGTCAGTGGCGATCATGACACCGATCCCAATGACGTGCATCTACGTCTACCAGAAGATCAAGGCTTG CATCGTCGACAGGAACAAACACAAGAAGTTCGTTGAAGAAGGTCCCGAGTCCGTACCCGGGTCGCGAGAGTCCCCAAGCATCGCAACCATTGATGTCGGACTCACTGGAAAGGAAGGGCAATAG